From one Caldithrix abyssi DSM 13497 genomic stretch:
- the surE gene encoding 5'/3'-nucleotidase SurE → MKKPLILVTNDDGIYAPGIYSLKKALEGAGDLYVVAPLVEKSAVGHAITLSDPLRVTEIERDNDFFGYAVNGTPADCVKLGCKCILPRKPDLVISGINQGPNTATNVIYSGTVSAAAEAAIMGIPAIAVSIASFTRQEFSFAARFSRKLAGMVLERGLPERTVLNVNVPAVPEEEIEEIVITRQGKGRYEEAFDKRIDPNNRVYYWLTGKRMILDNGNDVDDLVVMQNKVSITPIQYDLTNYSFLEELKKWNIKMD, encoded by the coding sequence ATGAAAAAACCGTTAATCTTAGTTACCAACGATGATGGTATTTACGCTCCCGGAATTTACAGCCTGAAAAAGGCGCTGGAAGGGGCGGGCGATCTTTATGTGGTTGCTCCGCTGGTTGAAAAGAGCGCTGTCGGTCACGCCATCACCCTTTCCGATCCTTTGCGCGTAACGGAAATTGAGCGCGATAACGATTTTTTCGGTTACGCGGTTAACGGCACGCCGGCCGACTGTGTTAAACTGGGCTGTAAGTGTATTCTGCCGCGCAAGCCCGATCTGGTCATCAGCGGCATTAATCAGGGACCCAATACCGCCACCAATGTGATTTATTCGGGAACGGTGTCTGCCGCGGCCGAAGCGGCCATCATGGGCATTCCCGCAATTGCCGTTTCCATTGCCTCCTTTACCAGGCAGGAATTTTCCTTTGCCGCCAGGTTTTCCAGAAAGCTGGCCGGCATGGTGCTGGAGCGCGGGCTTCCGGAGCGTACGGTGCTAAACGTAAATGTGCCTGCGGTGCCCGAAGAAGAGATAGAAGAGATCGTAATCACACGTCAGGGTAAAGGACGCTACGAAGAAGCCTTCGATAAACGAATAGACCCCAATAATCGCGTGTATTACTGGCTAACCGGCAAACGGATGATTCTGGACAACGGAAATGATGTGGATGACCTGGTTGTGATGCAAAACAAGGTTTCGATCACGCCAATTCAGTATGATTTAACCAATTATTCTTTTTTAGAGGAACTTAAGAAATGGAACATCAAAATGGACTAA
- a CDS encoding RNA methyltransferase encodes MTLRIPLNEKFKIIRQNLHFILVEPESPGNVGSVARALKTMGFEKLILVNPCDLNNDEVKMMAHRSLDIVHNAAIFPDFEQSIKDMRLTVATTMRKRHFKFPFFSPEQIAERLLTAAMQHPVAIVFGRESSGLTNEEILKCQLHSTIPTATQNPALNLSQAVMIYAYTFFQQVQKTDLHYEYELASQYELEKFYEHLAQAIDLVQFVPRDGIDNFVTRFRRLIGRSMAEQRDVRLLHKLLQIFETRIKDLEKESGNKPKRKIY; translated from the coding sequence ATGACCTTGCGCATTCCTTTGAACGAAAAGTTTAAAATCATTCGCCAAAACCTGCATTTTATTCTGGTTGAGCCGGAGTCGCCGGGCAATGTAGGCTCTGTGGCTCGCGCTCTTAAAACCATGGGCTTCGAAAAGTTGATTCTGGTTAATCCATGCGATTTAAACAACGACGAGGTCAAAATGATGGCCCATCGCTCCCTAGATATTGTACACAATGCGGCCATCTTTCCGGACTTTGAACAATCCATTAAGGACATGCGGTTGACGGTGGCAACCACCATGCGCAAACGGCATTTTAAATTCCCCTTTTTCTCTCCGGAACAGATTGCGGAACGCTTGTTGACGGCCGCCATGCAGCATCCTGTAGCCATTGTTTTTGGCCGGGAAAGTAGCGGTTTAACCAACGAAGAAATTTTAAAATGCCAGCTGCATTCCACCATTCCAACGGCAACACAAAATCCGGCATTAAATCTTTCCCAGGCGGTGATGATTTACGCTTACACCTTTTTCCAGCAAGTACAAAAAACAGACCTGCATTACGAGTATGAACTGGCCTCACAGTATGAACTGGAAAAGTTTTACGAGCATCTGGCGCAGGCCATTGACCTGGTGCAATTTGTGCCGCGCGACGGCATCGATAACTTTGTAACACGTTTCCGGCGCTTAATCGGCCGCTCCATGGCCGAACAACGTGATGTGCGCCTGCTGCATAAATTGTTGCAAATTTTTGAAACGCGCATTAAAGACCTTGAAAAAGAGAGCGGCAATAAACCAAAACGCAAAATCTATTAG
- a CDS encoding single-stranded DNA-binding protein, producing the protein MSRGTVNKVILVGRVGRDAELRYTPSGASVASFSLATNFRSKDADGNWQENTEWHNISAFGTLADFAGQYIKKGRLLYVEGRLQTRSWEDQNNVKHYRTEIIANSIQLLGPKPEESAEPIVNDTASQAAAPNNTVEEPPVDSAPKDEEDLPF; encoded by the coding sequence ATGTCGCGTGGAACAGTCAACAAAGTTATTTTAGTAGGTCGGGTCGGTCGAGACGCCGAGCTACGGTACACGCCCAGCGGCGCTTCGGTAGCCAGTTTTTCTCTGGCAACCAATTTCCGTTCAAAAGATGCAGATGGAAACTGGCAGGAAAACACCGAATGGCACAACATCAGCGCCTTTGGCACGCTGGCCGATTTTGCCGGTCAATACATCAAAAAGGGTCGATTGCTGTACGTGGAAGGTCGTTTGCAAACACGCTCCTGGGAAGATCAAAACAATGTAAAACATTATCGTACCGAAATTATTGCCAACTCCATTCAATTGTTAGGCCCCAAACCGGAAGAAAGCGCCGAACCCATTGTTAATGACACCGCTTCTCAGGCTGCCGCTCCCAACAACACCGTTGAAGAGCCGCCTGTTGACAGCGCGCCTAAGGATGAAGAAGATTTGCCGTTCTAA
- the tsaE gene encoding tRNA (adenosine(37)-N6)-threonylcarbamoyltransferase complex ATPase subunit type 1 TsaE, with the protein MKRFVAKSEQDTIEVARYLTQILKPNDVVLLEGDLGSGKTFLVKAFCRLINTVDSASSPSFPIIHHYQGPQPVNHFDFYRLHNESELDQLGWEEMLSQGAITFIEWPQLIENHLQRFYKICIRFEGEHRVFELTEVNRLDRD; encoded by the coding sequence TTGAAGCGATTTGTAGCCAAAAGCGAACAGGATACCATAGAAGTGGCCCGCTATTTAACGCAAATTTTAAAGCCCAATGACGTCGTTTTGCTGGAAGGCGATCTGGGCAGTGGTAAGACGTTTTTAGTGAAAGCCTTTTGTCGGTTGATTAATACCGTAGATTCGGCCTCCAGCCCGTCGTTTCCCATCATACACCACTACCAGGGGCCGCAGCCGGTGAATCATTTTGATTTTTACCGCCTACACAATGAAAGCGAACTGGATCAACTGGGCTGGGAAGAGATGCTAAGTCAGGGGGCCATTACGTTTATCGAATGGCCGCAGTTAATAGAAAATCACTTACAGCGTTTTTACAAAATTTGCATTCGGTTCGAAGGCGAGCATCGCGTATTTGAATTAACGGAAGTAAACAGATTGGATCGGGATTAA
- the tsaB gene encoding tRNA (adenosine(37)-N6)-threonylcarbamoyltransferase complex dimerization subunit type 1 TsaB has protein sequence MILAIETSDIVCSVALWDAEKKQTILESNLELPMQHATLLASVVENALRFVEQTISENLGFEKKIELVAVSVGPGSFTGLRIGLSFAQGFCFANRLPIVGISNHQVLAKQVRRPREQLYTMIDARREEVYLAKLEFSPEGYPEIVEHDIVLRQRLPEVLQSGAVLVKPFFHELDAEILQKLKLKGVTVHYKGEYLARLIANLGHAKFKKYGADDLKKIEPLYIRPFAGVQ, from the coding sequence ATGATTTTAGCTATTGAAACGTCGGATATTGTTTGTAGCGTTGCCCTCTGGGATGCCGAAAAAAAACAAACCATTCTGGAATCTAACCTGGAGCTGCCCATGCAGCACGCCACTTTATTGGCTTCGGTGGTGGAAAATGCGCTGCGCTTTGTTGAACAGACGATTTCAGAAAATTTGGGTTTTGAGAAAAAGATTGAACTGGTTGCGGTTTCGGTGGGGCCGGGTTCTTTTACCGGGTTGCGCATCGGTCTGAGCTTTGCGCAGGGATTTTGTTTTGCCAACCGACTGCCCATTGTAGGCATCTCTAACCATCAGGTGCTGGCCAAACAGGTACGGCGACCGCGCGAACAGTTGTACACCATGATTGACGCCCGGCGCGAAGAGGTGTATCTGGCAAAGCTGGAATTTTCGCCGGAAGGCTATCCGGAAATCGTGGAGCACGATATCGTTTTGCGTCAAAGATTGCCCGAAGTTTTGCAATCTGGCGCCGTGCTGGTAAAACCGTTTTTCCACGAGCTGGACGCCGAAATTTTACAAAAGCTTAAATTAAAGGGCGTAACCGTTCATTACAAAGGCGAATATCTGGCGCGCTTGATCGCCAATTTGGGCCACGCCAAGTTCAAAAAATACGGCGCCGACGATCTGAAAAAAATTGAGCCTCTGTACATCAGACCTTTTGCCGGAGTGCAATGA
- the rimI gene encoding ribosomal protein S18-alanine N-acetyltransferase: MNLKIREMRIQDLATIVELERQIFIDAWSEESFVSEIVSNDYSFPLVMEINGQIVGYAVIWRYADEMHIANFAIHPEFRQRGLGKQFMRYVLKEFGDARFAFLEVRRTNEAAIRLYQSFGFRTMQIRKKYYRDGEDALVMVKDLRNNK, translated from the coding sequence ATGAATCTGAAGATTCGTGAAATGAGGATTCAGGACCTGGCCACCATTGTCGAATTGGAACGCCAGATATTTATCGACGCCTGGAGCGAAGAGAGTTTTGTCAGCGAAATTGTGAGCAATGATTATTCCTTTCCGCTGGTAATGGAAATAAACGGACAGATTGTCGGCTATGCGGTGATCTGGCGTTATGCCGACGAGATGCACATTGCCAACTTCGCCATTCATCCAGAATTTCGTCAGCGGGGGCTGGGAAAACAATTCATGCGTTACGTTCTAAAAGAGTTTGGCGATGCGCGTTTTGCTTTTCTGGAAGTGCGTCGAACAAACGAAGCGGCCATCAGGCTCTACCAATCGTTTGGTTTTCGCACCATGCAAATACGTAAAAAATACTATCGGGACGGAGAAGACGCGCTGGTGATGGTTAAAGATTTGAGAAATAATAAATAA
- the guaA gene encoding glutamine-hydrolyzing GMP synthase, giving the protein MEHQNGLTANFPHETIIIFDFGSQYTQLIARRIREFGVYCEIHPYNVDKTFLKDKNIKGLIFSGGPSSVYEKDAPKIESQLLELGLPVLGICYGLQLITYLAGGEVSGAEKKEYGLAELKLLGRSPLFKDVPDLSPVWMSHGDKVLKLGRAFEVIGQTDNSPYAAIAHKSKPLFGLQFHPEVQHTRYGRQILKNFVFEVCGCAGDWTTQSFIKESLETIKNKVGNKRVLCGLSGGVDSSVAAVLIHKAIGDQLHCVFVDTGLLRYREAEEVETVFRKHFKINLTVVDARERFLNRLKGVVDPEEKRKIIGEEFIRVFEEEAKKLGKFHFLAQGTLYPDVIESVSFKGPSATIKSHHNVGGLPDTFDFELLEPLRELFKDEVRQVGRELGIPDLIIERHPFPGPGLAVRILGEVTPERVELLQKADAIYIEELNTFKIYNAIWQAFAVLLPVRTVGVMGDQRTYDHVIALRAVTSSDGMTADWYRMPYEALAKISNRIINEVAGVNRVVYDISSKPPATIEWE; this is encoded by the coding sequence ATGGAACATCAAAATGGACTAACAGCAAACTTTCCGCACGAAACCATCATCATCTTTGACTTTGGCTCCCAATACACCCAGCTTATTGCACGCCGCATTCGCGAGTTCGGCGTTTACTGCGAAATTCATCCCTACAACGTTGATAAAACTTTTTTGAAAGATAAAAATATTAAAGGTTTGATATTTTCAGGAGGGCCTTCTTCGGTTTACGAAAAGGATGCGCCAAAAATTGAAAGCCAATTGTTGGAATTGGGGCTGCCTGTTCTGGGCATTTGTTACGGTTTACAATTGATTACCTATCTGGCCGGCGGCGAAGTTTCTGGCGCAGAAAAAAAAGAATACGGTTTGGCCGAGCTAAAACTGCTTGGCCGCAGCCCATTGTTTAAAGATGTTCCGGATTTAAGTCCGGTCTGGATGAGTCACGGAGATAAAGTGTTGAAGTTAGGGCGCGCTTTTGAAGTAATTGGCCAGACAGACAACTCTCCTTACGCGGCCATTGCCCATAAAAGCAAGCCCCTGTTTGGTTTGCAATTCCATCCGGAGGTGCAGCACACACGCTACGGCCGGCAAATTCTAAAAAATTTTGTGTTTGAGGTTTGCGGTTGCGCCGGCGACTGGACCACGCAGTCTTTTATCAAAGAGAGCCTGGAAACCATTAAAAACAAAGTGGGCAATAAACGCGTTTTATGCGGCTTGAGCGGCGGGGTCGATTCCAGTGTGGCGGCCGTGCTCATTCATAAAGCCATTGGCGATCAATTGCACTGCGTATTTGTGGATACCGGCCTGCTGCGCTACCGTGAAGCGGAAGAGGTGGAAACCGTTTTTCGCAAACACTTTAAAATCAATCTAACCGTCGTCGATGCCCGGGAAAGATTTTTGAATCGGTTGAAGGGCGTTGTGGATCCGGAAGAAAAAAGGAAAATCATCGGCGAAGAATTTATCCGCGTGTTTGAAGAAGAAGCCAAAAAATTGGGCAAATTTCATTTTTTAGCGCAGGGTACGCTGTATCCGGATGTGATTGAAAGCGTTTCTTTTAAAGGCCCTTCGGCTACCATAAAATCTCATCACAATGTGGGCGGTTTACCGGATACGTTCGACTTTGAGCTTTTGGAACCTTTGCGCGAACTGTTTAAAGACGAAGTGCGTCAGGTGGGGCGGGAGCTTGGCATCCCCGATCTGATCATTGAACGCCATCCCTTTCCGGGGCCCGGCCTGGCCGTCCGAATTTTGGGTGAAGTTACGCCAGAACGTGTCGAGTTATTACAAAAGGCCGATGCCATTTATATTGAAGAACTAAACACCTTTAAAATATACAATGCCATCTGGCAGGCTTTTGCCGTATTGCTGCCCGTGCGTACAGTTGGTGTGATGGGCGATCAAAGAACGTATGATCATGTTATTGCCTTGCGCGCCGTTACCAGCAGCGACGGGATGACCGCCGACTGGTATCGGATGCCTTATGAGGCGCTGGCAAAAATATCTAACCGAATAATTAATGAGGTTGCGGGGGTTAATCGAGTGGTGTACGATATTAGCTCAAAACCGCCGGCAACCATTGAATGGGAATAA
- the accD gene encoding acetyl-CoA carboxylase, carboxyltransferase subunit beta: protein MDWFKRKKQTLTPGAKKELPDGLWVKCDNCGEIIYKKELEKKLYVCPKCDYHFRIGSKDYIAILFNEGTFEEFNAHLMSDDPLQFTDSKPYIEKYRATVKKTGMNEAVVTGTGKLEQHDVVAAIMDFKFLGGSMGSVVGEKVARAIDRSLELKQPLLILSSSGGARMHEGIFSLMQMAKTSAKLALLAENKIPYISILTNPTTGGTTASYAMLGDIILAEPGALIGFAGPRVIKQTIGQDLPPGFQRSEFVMEHGFLDLIVHRHQLKQRIARILDFFAHQNPH from the coding sequence ATGGATTGGTTTAAAAGAAAAAAACAGACCTTAACGCCCGGAGCAAAAAAAGAATTGCCGGACGGCTTGTGGGTTAAATGCGATAATTGCGGCGAAATCATTTACAAAAAAGAGCTGGAAAAGAAACTGTACGTGTGCCCCAAGTGCGATTACCATTTTCGCATCGGGAGCAAAGATTACATCGCCATTTTGTTTAATGAGGGCACGTTTGAGGAATTTAACGCGCATCTTATGAGCGACGATCCTTTACAATTTACCGACTCAAAACCTTATATCGAAAAGTACAGGGCCACTGTTAAAAAGACCGGCATGAACGAAGCCGTTGTAACGGGCACAGGGAAGCTGGAACAGCACGATGTGGTGGCGGCCATCATGGATTTTAAATTTTTAGGCGGCAGCATGGGCTCGGTTGTAGGAGAGAAAGTGGCGCGGGCCATTGACCGGTCGCTGGAATTAAAACAACCGCTACTAATACTCTCCTCTTCCGGCGGAGCGCGTATGCACGAAGGCATTTTTAGTTTGATGCAAATGGCTAAAACCAGCGCCAAATTAGCGCTCCTGGCCGAAAACAAGATTCCCTATATTTCCATTTTAACCAATCCGACCACAGGCGGTACGACCGCCAGTTATGCCATGTTAGGCGATATTATTCTGGCCGAGCCGGGAGCCTTAATAGGTTTTGCCGGACCGCGCGTCATCAAGCAAACCATCGGCCAGGACCTGCCGCCGGGGTTTCAGCGTTCCGAGTTCGTTATGGAGCATGGTTTTCTGGATTTGATCGTACACCGCCATCAATTAAAACAGAGAATTGCGAGGATCCTTGATTTTTTCGCGCATCAAAATCCACATTAA